The Callithrix jacchus isolate 240 chromosome 7, calJac240_pri, whole genome shotgun sequence DNA window CCTACCAGGTATCTGAGCTGGGAGTActgcccaggtctagatgggtagGGAGTGTTTGCAGCAAGGACTGTGCCTTGCCAGCCTCAGTGACACAGTGTCCGAGTGCCCCAACTTAGCAGACACCTGCTGACTACCTGACTTCTGCGGCCTCATAGGGATGTGATGAAGTCTCCCTGTGCTCCTCAACCCCAATCCACATATTTTCCATGTGGTTTGAAATTTTTTTGGTATACTGGGTTCATCCTCTGCAGTCCTAACAATGTTTTagctaatttcaaaaaaaaaaaattacttttttgcaATGCAATAACATTGTCCTTTACATTGTAAAACGATTTCTCCTTAAAGCTCTGTCATCTGTTTTCATATATCcattattatttgtaatatcctttaaACAAAGCAAAATCAACCCCAAGTCAGTTCACTGCACAGCTCttgaaatagttttctttctacCTTGAAAGAAGGAAGTTGGCATGTTGGACATTGTTCTTGTGGCGGTTGTACCATGGGTCACATATCACAGCGTGACTTCAAAGTCCACTGGAGCCACCCTCTCATACTGAAGAACACACATGGGTCAGGAACCAGCTCCAGGTCCAGAATGGTTGCTCTGGAGAGGGGAGGGTCCCCACCCTGCCTGTGGTCCTGTGGGGAGACCTCAGGCTCCTCTCTGGCCACCATCCTCTGACCTCCCTCTTCAGCAGGAAGGGTTCTGCCCTCTCTGAGGACAGGTTCTATGGCAGGCCAGATCTCACGAACACAGGCTTTCATAACAACTGTTTCAGTACTGACTGAGTGATTAAATagtaaaagcttaaaaaaaaaaaaaaaaagccaggcctttatacaaaggctggaatgtaacaaaCAGTCACCAAGAGTTTGCctaggcctttcctgggccttaaaGCACGACAAAGTAATGAAGAAATTCTTGACACATTTAGGATTTAACAAGCTTCATGGTGGGCTTGAAGAAACTCCCCGGGCCTCCACAAACAAATTGACTGGGCTtctgaaggaactccccaaaccttcgtgatttagcaggagacaagataagggtaatcaaCCCCCGCCCCTGGACCCATTTAGACTAAGTAAATAGAAGGAGGCGCCAGAGGAAagtcttcaggactcagaccttagtgatagattaaaagaagttaatcactgatgtctttagatgaatgcacacttacatgTAGACACATGGCTTAGAAGGTAGATAAGCTCTGGAAACCTTTGTAATTCTGAGTTGGTCTGGCGgtaatttccaggccttctccctaTAACCGgttgcagaaataaaaactctcccCAGCTCATTTGCATCTCGTTATTGGGCCGAGAGAAACAGCAGCTCGACCCTCAGTTTCGTGGGGAAAGAGTCCTTCAGCCTCCCTCGCCTTTCCTCTGTGGCCACTGCACTCACTGTTAGGCTGTGCGGTCTATGTGAGGCTCACCTAGCGGACTGGCTGGACATTTCTAGGGGGCACCTAAGATACCTCACCTCCTTGCTGGGTCTGATCCTTGGATTTAGATTCATAAATTTTGCCAAAATACGAAGTGGCTAATTTACGCAGTACTTGGTCAGATGACCCAAGGACTCAGTACCCAAGGGCCCCtaaaagcacacacacagaccacatttcctttcctctggcCCATTTCCTGGGGTGCTCTGACCTCGCTCCCAGAACCTTTGGAGCTGGCAGGCGGGAGGGGGTCTTACTGATCCCAGCCCCGGGCGCGCGCTCCGGAGCCTCCAGAAGGGCGCGtttgggggcggggcggggtcgCAGCAAGGCCGGTCTCCTTTCTCCGGAGTAAAAGTCTGACTCCGGCGTCGGCGTCGCTTGAGGCCTGTTTGCAGAACTCGCACAAACCAGCACCATGCCCATGACACTGGGGTACTGGGACCTCCGCGGGGTGAGCGAGGGTCCTCTAGGCGGCGGGACGAGGGCGCGGGGGAGGGAAGGCGGAGCAGCTGCGGGACCGGCTCTAGGGACAGTTCCTCCTCAGGCACTGCGCCCCTCGAAGGGCCTCTGCATGAcgcagtgtgtgtgtttgggggtgggggcgggtaGAGGAGGCCACGGGTGCCTGCAGTGTAGACTGGCGGCTCCCCCGGTGCAGAGAGAGTCACCAAGTCAGGGACCCTCCATCTCTGATCCGAGCCGCGGGCCATCTCTTCCAGTTGGCCCACGCCATCCGCCTGCTCCTGGAATACACAGACTCAAGCTACGAGGAAAAGAAGTACACGATGGGGGACGGTAAGGGCACCCTCTTGCCCGGGCCCTGCCCACTCACGTTGAGTTGGCGCCAAGCAACCCATGATGGCcacctgtggctttgcaaggCTGGACTCTGGGGCCGGATGCTGGTGCGGGAAGCTGGGCCCCCGGTCTGGGTAACTGGGGTGGGTGTCCCTCAGGGCTGGCCTAAAGCCTGGAAGCCTTAGTCGTGTGGGGTCCAGAGCCCTCACCGGGATTCTTTCTCCCTGAACCCTGGGACGTGGGACTGAGTGGTCAGATTCTAGATCCACCAGTCTCAGGGGTCTTGCCACTGGCTCCTTGGGAGGGCCCTGGGGAAGGTGGGCTGGGCTCCCGGGAGGTTTGTTTTCACTTCCTCTTCCCACCGCAGCTCCTGACTATGACAGAAGCCAGTGGCTGAAGGAAAAATTCAAGTTGGGCCTGGACTTTCCCAATGTAGGTGCAGGGGAAGGGGCGGTTTTGGGGCAAAGTGCAGCGTGTCTCTGACTGCATCTCCTCTCCCCAGCTTAGAGGTGTTAGGGTCAGGAGTCTCCTGCCCAGTTCCTCTCATTCCTGGCTGCCTGCACAACGCTTCCATGCTATTCCGTGTCCCAGCTCATTCGTCCATATGACAGTATTCCTATTTCGGCCTGTCATGAGCAGGCACAGTGAGTGCCCGGTCTCCTGTGTGCCCTTGCTTATGGGAAGGGGATGCTGGGGAGGCTGCTGGCCCAACTGAGCTTCCCTGGTTTCCCCTCCATCCAGCTGCCTTACTTGATTGATGGGGCTCACAAGATCACCCAGAGCAACGCCATCCTGCGCTACATTGCCCGCAAACACAGCCTGTGTGAGTGCAGGAGGCTGCAGGGTGTGGGGGGACGGTGGCCTCCTCCTGGGCTTGTCTGGGGTGCGATGCTGAGAGTGAGTCTGTGTTTTGTGGGTGGCAGGTGgggagacagaagaggagaagaTTCGTGTGGACATTTTGGAGAACCAGACCATGGACACTCGGATGCAGCTGGCCATGCTCTGCTACAACCCAGAATTTGTGAGGATTCGGGGCCAGGACTCTTGCCTTCCTACACACAATggtcttttcttgttttaagttCTTGAGTACCACTCATCCTCCAAGTGGTTTCCTGTACTATTAGCAGTTACTCTCACAACTCCAATGCCATGTCAACAGAAGCAGAGGCAATTCCCACCAATCTTAGGACACGATCCAGGTATCCCAAGGTAGAAACTCAATTCCTGGACTGTAAAGTTCGTGTTCAGCATCTTCTTCACGGCCTCTGGCCTGTGTCACGGGTCATTTCTCTCAGCCGGTTCACATCACCTTCCCGCTCCTAGAATATGCAGACTCAAGTACAGGACCGAGGAATGTAATGGCACCCTGGAATTGTGTCTTCTCCGACTTGCATTTTCATAACAGACAGCTCAGAGGTAGCCGGAGGGCCTTcattcctctccctccttcctttcaaccTGAACTTTTCATCTCTCCGGAAACGATTCAATGTCCATTGTATTCTTCTGCCTCCCCATTAGGAGGAACTTTCTTCTTTCCCTGAGCTCCTTTTGTACTTTGCATCCTGGATTCTGCTGGTGTCTGGGTCCAGAGACTGCCAGGTGCTCAGGTGCTCCTGAGGCTGCCCAGAGGCTGTTTGTTGGGAGGTCAGTGAGGACAGATTCAAGGACAGTGTCACATTCCTCTCTGCCTTCCCCTCACTTCAGATGGGGTCTGGCACCCAGTTGGAATCTAATAAATGCTGATATATTCAACTGAAGCCTGGCACTGACCCAGTTCCAGTTGTGGGGAAGATGGCTGCCTGCCTGTGGCCAACTGGGGCCACACACAGCCCTGGGGAGGCCACGTCTGTGCAGGGAGCTTGTGTCTGAGGGTGGTGACAGCTGTTTTCTTCCTCAGGAGAAACTGAAGCCAAAGTACTTGGAGGAACTCCCTGAAAAGTTAAAGCTCTACTCCCAGTTTCTGGGGAAGCGACCATGGTTTGCAGGAGACAAGGTACCCGAGGAGTGCAATGGGGAGTGAGATTTCTTTTACTTCATGTGTTATGGAGGGTCCAGCCCACACATTCTTGGCCTTCTGCAGATAACCTTTGTGGATTTCCTCGCCTATGACGTTCTTGACCAGAACCGTATATTTGAGCCCAGCTGCCTGGACGCTTTCCCAAACCTGAAGGACTTCATGTCCCGATTCGAGGTGATGCCCCGTGTTCCTTTCTCTGCTTCGAGATGCTTTCCCAGTC harbors:
- the LOC100406483 gene encoding glutathione S-transferase Mu 5, with translation MPMTLGYWDLRGLAHAIRLLLEYTDSSYEEKKYTMGDAPDYDRSQWLKEKFKLGLDFPNLPYLIDGAHKITQSNAILRYIARKHSLCGETEEEKIRVDILENQTMDTRMQLAMLCYNPEFEKLKPKYLEELPEKLKLYSQFLGKRPWFAGDKITFVDFLAYDVLDQNRIFEPSCLDAFPNLKDFMSRFEGLKKISAYMKSSRFVPGLLFGKSATWNSK